Proteins from one uncultured Cohaesibacter sp. genomic window:
- a CDS encoding N-acetylmuramic acid 6-phosphate etherase, with protein sequence MAVVSMTEKLHADAVGLDARAPLEVAALLVESQVEAATVVADVLADLCVGADHMAASLASGGSLIYAAAGSSALMMLADALELGGTFGIEAGAVRVLMAGGIPTNFQMPGDTEDETDSLSIALADIGASDTLVAVSASGSTPYTLEAARIAKQKGARIIAIAHNPDTPLLALGDCSILLQTAPEVISGSTRMGAATAQKIAMNTLSTLMAIQLGHVHDGMMVNLKADNLKLKKRASQIVQVIADVPVEQAETALSLACGNVKLASLIAAGNLCVEEAQALLDKAKGNLRGALGRLAKPDQIQE encoded by the coding sequence ATGGCCGTGGTCAGTATGACTGAAAAGCTGCATGCCGATGCTGTTGGTCTGGATGCGCGGGCGCCGCTGGAGGTTGCGGCTCTGCTCGTTGAAAGCCAGGTTGAGGCTGCGACAGTCGTTGCTGATGTGCTTGCTGATCTCTGCGTCGGGGCGGATCATATGGCCGCTTCGCTCGCCAGCGGTGGATCCCTGATTTATGCCGCTGCGGGCTCGTCTGCCCTGATGATGCTGGCCGATGCTCTCGAGCTGGGCGGTACATTCGGAATTGAAGCCGGTGCGGTGCGGGTTCTTATGGCGGGTGGTATCCCGACCAATTTCCAGATGCCTGGCGATACCGAAGATGAGACGGATAGTCTGTCCATTGCTCTTGCCGATATTGGGGCTAGTGACACGCTTGTGGCCGTGTCTGCCAGCGGTTCCACGCCCTATACGCTGGAAGCAGCCCGGATTGCGAAGCAAAAAGGGGCGCGCATTATTGCGATAGCCCATAATCCGGATACACCTCTGCTCGCGCTAGGGGATTGCTCCATCCTCTTGCAGACTGCCCCGGAGGTGATCTCCGGATCGACCCGCATGGGGGCTGCGACGGCACAGAAAATAGCCATGAATACCCTATCCACCTTGATGGCGATCCAGTTGGGTCATGTGCATGATGGCATGATGGTCAATCTCAAGGCGGATAATCTCAAGCTTAAGAAACGGGCGAGCCAAATCGTGCAAGTCATTGCCGATGTGCCCGTCGAACAGGCAGAAACAGCGTTGTCGCTTGCCTGCGGCAATGTGAAACTTGCCAGTCTCATTGCGGCTGGCAATCTTTGCGTCGAGGAGGCGCAAGCCCTGCTTGATAAGGCAAAAGGCAACTTGCGAGGCGCTCTGGGGCGGCTCGCAAAACCAGACCAGATTCAAGAATAA
- a CDS encoding GntR family transcriptional regulator, with the protein MTVEDFLRPGEWLSKKTGPLYAVLSRRIEKGIEQGLLLPGHSLPAEREIAELAELSRVTVRKAIQELVKKGVVEQRQGSGSFVREPASKVEQSLSHLTSFTEDMLARGLKTSSNWLEREIRHPSPDEILTLGLSASGHVACLHRLREANGQPMALERAVLPVDILPDPEEVKSSLYDILERNGNRPVRAVQKISAVNLEAPQAELLGVAPGIAGLSIQRISYLQSGRAIEYTKSLYRGDTYDFVAEMSFPR; encoded by the coding sequence ATGACTGTAGAAGACTTCCTTCGGCCCGGAGAGTGGCTCAGCAAAAAGACAGGACCGCTCTATGCCGTTCTGAGCCGTCGCATCGAAAAGGGCATTGAACAGGGGCTTCTGCTGCCGGGCCATTCGCTGCCTGCCGAGCGGGAAATCGCCGAGTTGGCCGAGCTTTCCCGCGTCACAGTGCGCAAGGCCATTCAGGAGCTGGTTAAAAAGGGCGTCGTCGAGCAACGACAGGGCTCAGGTTCCTTTGTACGCGAACCAGCCAGCAAGGTGGAGCAGTCGCTTTCCCATCTCACATCCTTCACAGAGGACATGCTGGCGCGCGGCCTCAAAACGTCCTCCAACTGGCTGGAACGTGAGATCCGGCACCCTTCGCCGGATGAAATCCTGACCCTAGGCCTTTCCGCAAGCGGTCATGTTGCCTGCCTGCATCGCCTGCGTGAGGCCAATGGCCAGCCCATGGCGTTGGAACGGGCCGTGTTGCCCGTCGATATTCTGCCCGATCCGGAAGAAGTCAAAAGCTCGCTCTATGACATTCTGGAGCGCAATGGCAATCGCCCTGTGCGCGCGGTTCAGAAGATTTCCGCAGTCAATCTGGAAGCCCCTCAAGCAGAGTTGCTCGGGGTCGCCCCTGGCATCGCCGGGCTCAGCATCCAGCGCATTTCCTACCTGCAGAGTGGCAGGGCCATCGAATACACCAAATCTTTATACCGCGGTGACACCTATGATTTCGTCGCGGAAATGAGTTTTCCCAGATAA
- a CDS encoding SIS domain-containing protein, with translation MTKMRQETEEIPVAVARLLETAPETIAPIAKAFKAFDPRVVVTIARGSSDHAAYFLKYAIELVLGLPVASQGPSIASIYGAPMKMGGAATIAISQSGASSDIVAMAETARKGGALTAALVNTLPSPLSQACEHALDIRAGTEYAVAATKSYVNSIVAGLALIAYWAEDDALKTALERLPEQLEKAESLDWSHMLEPVAKAQSLYMLGRGPTMAIAAEAALKCKETSELHAEAYSSAEMLHGPVSLVDRDFPVIAFAARDAAESSIVDITKGVVAKNPHCYISSDQSADAIQLPFVATDHPLTDALALIVPFYRFVEQLSLKRGLDPDNPAALKKVTVTR, from the coding sequence ATGACCAAAATGCGACAAGAAACCGAAGAGATTCCGGTAGCCGTCGCCCGGTTGCTCGAAACCGCACCTGAAACCATCGCCCCCATCGCCAAGGCCTTCAAAGCCTTTGACCCTCGGGTCGTCGTTACCATCGCCCGTGGGTCTTCAGACCATGCTGCCTATTTCCTCAAATATGCCATCGAACTGGTGCTCGGCCTGCCCGTCGCCTCGCAAGGTCCTTCCATCGCCTCCATCTATGGCGCTCCGATGAAAATGGGAGGAGCGGCGACGATTGCTATTTCCCAGTCCGGCGCCAGCTCCGATATTGTCGCCATGGCCGAAACAGCGCGCAAGGGAGGAGCCCTCACCGCCGCCTTGGTCAACACCCTGCCCTCGCCGCTCTCGCAGGCCTGTGAGCATGCATTGGACATCAGGGCTGGCACGGAATATGCCGTTGCCGCGACCAAATCCTACGTCAATTCGATTGTCGCCGGGCTCGCGCTCATCGCTTATTGGGCTGAAGACGACGCCTTGAAAACGGCGCTTGAACGTCTGCCCGAACAACTTGAAAAGGCCGAAAGCCTCGACTGGTCCCATATGTTGGAGCCCGTCGCCAAGGCCCAGTCGCTGTATATGCTCGGGCGCGGCCCAACCATGGCGATTGCGGCCGAAGCCGCCCTCAAATGCAAGGAAACCAGCGAACTGCATGCCGAAGCCTATTCCTCGGCTGAAATGCTGCACGGGCCGGTGTCGCTGGTGGATCGGGACTTCCCCGTCATCGCCTTTGCCGCACGCGACGCCGCTGAAAGCTCCATCGTCGACATCACCAAGGGCGTTGTTGCCAAAAACCCGCATTGCTATATTTCATCCGACCAATCAGCCGATGCCATCCAGCTGCCCTTTGTCGCCACAGATCATCCGCTGACCGATGCGCTGGCCCTGATCGTGCCCTTCTATCGCTTCGTGGAGCAGCTCTCTCTCAAGCGCGGGCTGGACCCGGACAATCCGGCTGCACTCAAGAAAGTGACGGTGACGCGATGA
- the nagA gene encoding N-acetylglucosamine-6-phosphate deacetylase codes for MTKPTAFCADRIFDGNRFTEKAALLVDGDTVTGIVKQDSIPSHYAQHANKAPMIVPGFVDLQVNGGGGALLNETPTQEGIATICDAHARFGTTALMPTLITDGPDVRDRALEAGKQAAKAKTAGFLGLHLEGPHLSVPRKGVHVADFIRPMEEQDLSVLLAAQGTFGKSMITIAPENVTIDQVKALVEAGWHVSLGHTDCDAETAFAYFEAGASMATHLFNAMSQMRNREPGLVGAVLTTDKAYCGMIADGYHIANANMRVALHAKQGPGRIFFVTDAMSPTGTDVTEFILGGRQTFRRDGRLALADGTLAGADIDMISMVRKALATLPLSQEEALKMASRYPSEAIGAQSKGWLKPGFDADFLLLDETLCLQSTWIGGTCAHNNNNSN; via the coding sequence ATGACCAAGCCAACAGCCTTTTGCGCAGACCGCATTTTTGACGGCAATCGCTTCACGGAAAAAGCGGCATTGCTTGTTGATGGAGACACGGTTACGGGCATCGTGAAGCAGGATTCAATCCCCTCCCATTATGCGCAGCACGCTAACAAGGCACCAATGATCGTGCCGGGTTTTGTCGATTTGCAGGTCAATGGCGGTGGTGGTGCCCTGCTCAACGAGACACCCACGCAAGAGGGCATCGCAACCATCTGTGATGCACACGCCCGCTTTGGCACCACAGCCTTGATGCCAACTCTCATCACCGACGGGCCAGACGTGCGCGACCGGGCGCTGGAGGCAGGCAAACAGGCTGCAAAAGCAAAGACCGCCGGTTTCCTCGGCCTTCATCTGGAAGGCCCGCATCTATCCGTGCCACGCAAAGGCGTGCATGTGGCCGATTTCATCCGCCCGATGGAAGAGCAGGATCTCTCCGTGCTCCTTGCCGCGCAAGGCACTTTCGGCAAGAGCATGATCACCATAGCACCGGAAAATGTCACCATTGATCAGGTCAAGGCCCTGGTCGAGGCGGGGTGGCATGTCAGCCTCGGACACACCGATTGCGATGCCGAAACCGCCTTTGCCTATTTTGAGGCAGGGGCCAGCATGGCAACCCACCTCTTCAACGCCATGAGCCAAATGCGCAACCGCGAGCCCGGTCTGGTGGGCGCTGTACTGACCACCGACAAGGCCTATTGCGGCATGATCGCCGATGGCTACCATATCGCCAACGCCAACATGCGTGTTGCCCTTCATGCCAAACAGGGGCCGGGACGCATTTTCTTTGTTACCGACGCCATGTCACCGACGGGCACAGACGTAACGGAATTCATCCTCGGCGGCCGCCAGACCTTCCGCCGCGACGGGCGTCTCGCCCTTGCAGATGGCACGCTGGCTGGCGCCGATATCGATATGATCTCCATGGTCCGCAAGGCCCTCGCAACGCTGCCACTATCACAGGAAGAAGCCCTGAAGATGGCCTCACGCTATCCGAGCGAAGCCATTGGAGCGCAGAGCAAGGGCTGGCTCAAACCCGGCTTTGATGCTGATTTCCTCCTTCTGGATGAAACGCTTTGCTTGCAATCCACATGGATCGGCGGCACCTGCGCCCATAACAACAATAATAGCAACTAG
- a CDS encoding ROK family protein: MIVCFDIGGSTIKGALVDDPQKISPEPRIPTPGTDFEAFVSALQSVIAKAKTPPQRVSISIAGFQHPKTGLGIVANIPCLHGRPIAADLEKALGLPVTIANDADCFAIAEAEFGAGAGHRVVFGVILGTGVGGGLVIDGQLINKNGGYAGEWGHGPVAATMAGTPPATLPRFACGCGLEGCIDATCGARGLEKIHRHIHGIDATSEEILKSWHDRAPAACRTIDIYLDILSAPLALIINTVGASVVPVGGGLSNEPKLLAAIDRAVRSRMLVDPETPLVVPAQNKVEPGLIGAAILGMRQST; the protein is encoded by the coding sequence ATGATCGTATGCTTTGATATTGGCGGCTCCACAATCAAGGGCGCTCTGGTGGACGATCCTCAAAAGATCAGCCCCGAGCCGCGCATTCCAACGCCGGGCACAGATTTCGAGGCCTTTGTCTCGGCGTTGCAAAGCGTTATAGCAAAGGCGAAGACACCACCGCAGCGGGTTTCCATTTCCATTGCCGGTTTCCAGCACCCGAAAACCGGCCTTGGCATAGTTGCCAACATCCCATGCCTGCATGGTCGACCGATTGCAGCTGATCTGGAAAAGGCCCTTGGCCTTCCTGTGACTATAGCCAATGACGCCGACTGCTTTGCCATTGCGGAAGCCGAATTCGGTGCAGGCGCTGGCCATCGCGTGGTCTTCGGCGTCATTCTTGGCACCGGTGTTGGCGGTGGCCTCGTCATTGACGGGCAATTGATCAACAAAAACGGCGGTTATGCTGGCGAATGGGGGCACGGACCTGTTGCGGCCACCATGGCAGGTACTCCGCCAGCAACCTTGCCCCGCTTCGCCTGTGGTTGCGGGCTGGAAGGCTGCATCGACGCCACATGCGGCGCCCGTGGCCTTGAGAAGATCCATCGCCACATCCATGGCATCGATGCCACCTCGGAAGAAATCCTGAAAAGCTGGCACGATCGCGCACCTGCGGCCTGCCGGACCATCGATATCTATCTCGATATTCTCTCCGCTCCGCTGGCCTTGATCATCAATACCGTCGGAGCATCGGTCGTCCCTGTGGGCGGAGGCCTTTCCAACGAGCCCAAACTGCTCGCAGCCATCGACAGGGCAGTCAGGAGCCGGATGCTGGTTGACCCGGAAACCCCGTTGGTCGTTCCGGCCCAAAACAAGGTGGAACCGGGTCTTATTGGCGCGGCCATTCTGGGCATGAGGCAAAGCACATAA
- a CDS encoding copper homeostasis protein CutC: MTSSKHDGKGSTLLEICVDNSDGLQTAISSGADRIELCSSLASGGLTPSIGFMALAAETSPLPIHALIRPRSGDFCFNAQDITIMAQDIAAARSAGLAGVVIGASKEDGRLDLGTLETLIKAAGPLDITLHRAFDMVPDFTEALDQAVSLGIKHILTSGGAASAPEAIDQLQELIRQGGDTITIMPGGGINADTVQPFIKMGAREIHASCASLQGLKGKAADLGFSQPSERQTDPDKITALKTALLAL; this comes from the coding sequence ATGACTTCCAGCAAGCACGACGGCAAAGGCTCAACACTGCTGGAAATCTGTGTGGACAATAGTGACGGCCTTCAAACCGCGATCAGCTCAGGCGCCGACCGCATCGAGCTTTGCTCTTCCCTTGCCTCCGGTGGGCTCACTCCATCCATCGGCTTCATGGCCCTCGCGGCAGAAACAAGCCCGCTTCCTATTCATGCTCTCATTCGCCCGCGCAGCGGTGACTTCTGTTTCAATGCGCAGGATATCACCATCATGGCGCAGGATATCGCAGCGGCAAGAAGCGCAGGCCTTGCTGGTGTCGTTATCGGGGCCTCAAAAGAGGATGGGCGACTGGACCTCGGTACGCTTGAAACCCTGATCAAGGCAGCAGGGCCATTGGACATCACCTTGCACCGCGCTTTTGACATGGTGCCGGATTTTACCGAAGCACTGGATCAGGCGGTCAGCCTTGGCATCAAGCACATTCTCACCTCGGGCGGGGCCGCTTCGGCCCCTGAGGCAATCGACCAATTGCAAGAGTTGATCCGGCAAGGTGGCGATACCATAACCATCATGCCCGGCGGCGGTATCAACGCTGACACAGTCCAGCCATTCATCAAGATGGGCGCCAGAGAAATCCACGCCTCCTGCGCAAGCCTGCAAGGCTTGAAAGGCAAGGCCGCCGACCTTGGCTTCTCTCAGCCCTCCGAGCGGCAAACCGATCCCGACAAGATCACAGCACTAAAAACCGCGCTCCTTGCTTTATAA
- a CDS encoding cyclase family protein — protein MGKKVFVDLSHPFFGDMPLWPYFSKPEIAPMHSMAKAGVLTQSIKCTMHTGTHCDAPRHVMERMFDGSRALYTHELPVDAYCGDAVCLDVRVDRWKLIMPEDLEAAVERAGMKPEDLEGMVVCLNTGMHRKFDDSKDYYHYSLGTGIDAGKWFVKHKVKVVALDQQALDHPLHTSMGNNGTCMNLPGYSGRTIVEEFIDEFGEEAYAEFDRETYIKVHGKEKYDEKFGELEATGNCGTWEPCHKYLLGNGIVGVENLGGDLDKVKGKKFRFFALPIRWHMGDGSMVRCVAEIDEDEVLDAEPRVYKYGAM, from the coding sequence ATGGGAAAAAAAGTCTTCGTAGATCTGAGCCATCCGTTCTTTGGTGATATGCCCCTGTGGCCATATTTCTCCAAACCGGAAATTGCCCCCATGCACAGCATGGCAAAAGCTGGCGTTCTGACCCAGTCGATCAAATGCACCATGCACACCGGCACCCACTGCGATGCGCCGCGCCACGTCATGGAACGCATGTTCGACGGCAGCCGCGCTCTTTACACCCACGAACTGCCGGTTGACGCCTATTGCGGCGATGCAGTTTGCCTTGACGTGCGCGTTGATCGCTGGAAGCTGATCATGCCAGAAGACCTCGAAGCCGCTGTTGAGCGCGCAGGCATGAAGCCGGAAGATCTAGAAGGCATGGTTGTTTGCCTCAACACCGGCATGCATCGCAAATTCGACGATTCCAAAGATTATTATCACTATTCTCTGGGCACAGGCATCGACGCAGGCAAATGGTTCGTCAAGCACAAGGTCAAAGTGGTCGCTCTTGACCAGCAGGCCCTTGACCATCCACTGCACACCTCCATGGGCAACAACGGAACCTGCATGAACCTGCCGGGCTATTCCGGCCGCACCATCGTGGAAGAATTCATCGACGAGTTTGGCGAAGAAGCCTACGCAGAGTTCGACCGTGAAACCTACATCAAGGTGCATGGCAAGGAAAAATACGACGAGAAATTCGGTGAGCTGGAAGCAACCGGCAACTGCGGCACCTGGGAACCTTGCCACAAATATCTGCTGGGCAACGGCATCGTAGGTGTTGAAAACCTCGGCGGCGACCTCGACAAGGTGAAGGGTAAGAAGTTCCGCTTCTTCGCTCTGCCGATCCGCTGGCATATGGGTGACGGCTCCATGGTGCGCTGCGTTGCTGAGATCGATGAAGATGAAGTCCTCGATGCAGAACCACGCGTCTATAAAT